The window GGAGGGCGCGGGCCGGCTGGCCGACCTGGCGGTCATCGAGGAGGCGGTGCACGGCGCGCTGGCCCCCAAGAGCCTGGCCGGCCGCACCGTCCTGGTCACCGCCGGGCCCACCGCCGAGGATATCGACCCGGTCCGCTTCATCACCAACCGCTCCACGGGCAAGATGGGGTTTGCGGTGGCCCGCCAGGCCGCCCGCCGCGGCGCCCGGGTGATCCTGGTCAGCGGCCCGTCGGCCGAGGCGGCCCCGTTCCCGTGCGTCCGCGTGGCCGTGCGGAGCGCCGCCGACATGGCGGCGGCGGTGGCGGACCACGCGCCTGCGGCCGACGCCGTGGTCATGGCCGCCGCGGTGGCCGACTACACGCCCGCCGCGCCGCAGGCCGCGAAGATCAAGAAAGGGGACGGGCCGCTGGCGCTGGAGCTGCGGCGCACCGCCGACATCCTGGCCGGCCTCGGCGCCGCCCGCCGCCCGGGGCGGGTCCTGGTGGGATTCGCCGCCGAGACCGACGCCGTCGTGGCCAACGCCCGCCGCAAGCTGGCCGCGAAGGGCCTGGACTTGATCGTCGCCAACGCCGTGGGACCCGACCGCGGATTCGGCACCGACGTCAGCACCGTGACCATCCTGGACCCCGCCGGCGGCGTCGAAGAGCTGGCCGACATGACGAAGGACGCCATCGCGGCCCGCCTGTGCGAGCGCATCGCCGCCCTGCTCCCCTCGTCCTGATCACCCCGCGGCGCAGTCTCCAGCCGCGGAATTCCGGCGCCCCGGCCGTCGGGGCCGCCGACCGGACCGCCCTTTTGGTTTGGGGCGCGGATCGAAAGTAAGCTAGAATGTCTCTCAGCCCAGCCCGAGGAAATCGTATGCCCAGAAAAAAATCCGTTCCGCCGCCCCCGCCGCCCCCACCGTCGCTCAAGAGCGGCTTCGTCGCCATCGTCGGCCGAACCAACGTCGGCAAATCCACCCTGCTGAACCAGGTGCTGGGCAAGAAGGTCTCCATCATCTCCGACAAGCCCCAGACCACACGCACGCGGATCCTGGGCGTCCACACCACGGCCGCCGGCCAGATGGTGTTTTTCGACACGCCCGGCGTGCACCGCCCCGGCCACGAGCTGAACCGGCAGATGGTCCAGCACATCCACCACGCGCTGCAGAGCGCCGACGCGGTGCTCCAGGTGATCGACATCAGCGAATCGTTCGGCCACGGTGAGCAGTACGTGCTGGACCTGGTCCAGGCCGCCGGCCGGCCGGCGGTGCTGGCCATCAACAAGATCGACCAGGTGAAGAAGAGCCGCATCCTCGAGGTGATCGACTTCTACCGGCAGCGCCACGCCTACGCCGCCTACGTCCCGGTGAGCGCGCTCACCGGCGACGGCGTGCCGGCCCTGGTGGGCGAGCTGTTCGGCCTGCTCCCGCCGGGCGAGTTTTTCTACGACGAATCGTTCATCACCGACTCCCCCGACCGGTTCATGGCCGCCGAGCTGGTGCGGGAGCAGGTGCTCCAGCACACCCGCCAGGAGCTTCCCTTCAGCACCGGCGTGATGGTGGATCTGTGGGACGAGGCACGCCGCGAGACCGACGGCCTGCTCCGGATCGAGGCGTCGATCCTGGTGGAGCGGGACTCGCAGAAAGGGATCCTGATCGGCCGGCAGGGCGGCATGCTCAAGACCATCGGGTCCGCCGCCCGGCGCGAGATCGAGGCGTACCTGGGCTGCAAGGTGTTTCTCGGCCTCTTTGTCAAGGTGGAGGCGGATTGGCGGAACAACATCCACATCCTCCAGCAGATGGGTGTGGTGCGCTGAGCACCATGGACACGCGCGAGGAACAGGCACGGCTGGACTGGCTGCGGGCCCTCGTCGAGTCCCTGGCGCTCTACGCCGACTGGGGTGTGACGCATTTTATCGTGGCGCCCGGGCGCCGTGCGGAAGGCGTTCTGTCGGAACCACCCGCGATCTCCGAAACGGCCGTCGCCGCCCCACGGGCCGCCGCACCGGGTCCGGCCCGCCCCGGCCCGCCCGCAGGCCCCGCGGCGAGCCAGCCGTCGGCCAGCCTGCTGGAGAGCGCCGAGGAGGCGCTGCCCCGCCTCACGCCCGAGGAGAAGGCGGGCCAGCTCGAGGCGCTCCGCGCCGAGATCGGCGACTGCACCCGCTGCGGCCTGTCGGCCAGGCGCCGGCACCTGGTGTTCGGCGAGGGGAATCCCGACGCCGCGCTCATGTTCGCGGGCGAAGGGCCGGGCGCCGACGAAGACCGCACCGGGCGACCGTTCGTAGGCCGCGCCGGTCAGCTGCTGGACCGCATGATCGAGGCGATGTTGCTGCGGCGCGACCAGGTGTACAT of the Acidobacteriota bacterium genome contains:
- the coaBC gene encoding bifunctional phosphopantothenoylcysteine decarboxylase/phosphopantothenate--cysteine ligase CoaBC translates to MTVALGITGCIGAYKAVDLIRRLQKAGLDVQVVATRHALEFVTPLTLETVSRHPVISDMFQRAGDWEVAHIALARRADVLCVAPATANILAKFAHGIADDFLSTLYLSIRQPVLVAPAMNHAMWDHPATRANLAVLRERGVIVVEPESGYLACGEEGAGRLADLAVIEEAVHGALAPKSLAGRTVLVTAGPTAEDIDPVRFITNRSTGKMGFAVARQAARRGARVILVSGPSAEAAPFPCVRVAVRSAADMAAAVADHAPAADAVVMAAAVADYTPAAPQAAKIKKGDGPLALELRRTADILAGLGAARRPGRVLVGFAAETDAVVANARRKLAAKGLDLIVANAVGPDRGFGTDVSTVTILDPAGGVEELADMTKDAIAARLCERIAALLPSS
- a CDS encoding GTPase Era: MPRKKSVPPPPPPPPSLKSGFVAIVGRTNVGKSTLLNQVLGKKVSIISDKPQTTRTRILGVHTTAAGQMVFFDTPGVHRPGHELNRQMVQHIHHALQSADAVLQVIDISESFGHGEQYVLDLVQAAGRPAVLAINKIDQVKKSRILEVIDFYRQRHAYAAYVPVSALTGDGVPALVGELFGLLPPGEFFYDESFITDSPDRFMAAELVREQVLQHTRQELPFSTGVMVDLWDEARRETDGLLRIEASILVERDSQKGILIGRQGGMLKTIGSAARREIEAYLGCKVFLGLFVKVEADWRNNIHILQQMGVVR
- a CDS encoding uracil-DNA glycosylase gives rise to the protein MDTREEQARLDWLRALVESLALYADWGVTHFIVAPGRRAEGVLSEPPAISETAVAAPRAAAPGPARPGPPAGPAASQPSASLLESAEEALPRLTPEEKAGQLEALRAEIGDCTRCGLSARRRHLVFGEGNPDAALMFAGEGPGADEDRTGRPFVGRAGQLLDRMIEAMLLRRDQVYIANVVKCRPPDNRTPEPEESATCGPFLLRQIEIIQPRVLVLLGSVAAQYVLGTRKSMGLLRGSVHRHRGALVIPTYHPAYLLRNPAAKRDVWEDLQKAMGLLGIPVPKRGAAPG